AGTTTCAGAGAAAAATGTCAAGAAGAGCATGCAAACGAGTAAGTTTCTGCCCGAACCCAGAAGCCACAGACGAGCCCATATTCTCAAAACATCACGACCGGAGAAAGGTGGTTATGATCGGATTTCTCAGTTGTGGTCTGAGGAGTTCCCCTGCCGCGAGGAAACTGATGCGACGTATTGGGGATAGCTTCGCCAGAACGCTGCGTTTTATGTCCTTCGGGAGGAATAAGACTGACAAAACGTCGTCGTCGTTATTGTTGTCTTCGTcgtctgcttcttcttcatcgtctATTTATATGAAAAGGTCGAAGTCTCTGGCTGAGTCGGAGTCTCACAGAGCAGAAGCTATTGAAGACTGCATTCAGTTCTTGAACTCTTCTTTTTCTCTGACCAGATCAAACTCTGTCCCAACGTGGTCTTCTTGATTTGATCCGGCTCCGGGTCGGGTCGTTTTCATGTTGTTGTAATGTCAGAAGGAGTTTAGAATTGCCAATAATGCATTGTATAGGtgtgttttgtttatttatttctttacaaTTCACACAAAGATTGCGAGTTTTGACTTGAAAGACAATAAATTCTTGGATCATATTTTCAACATTCATTTTGCAAACCATAGATCAAGGTTTATGGgaggaaataaataaaaaattacactAATCTTATGTGTTTTTGGTACAAACACTAACACAAATAATATGTACATTGTTTAACCTATCAATATGATTAAATTTCATGAACCTGTAATATAATTAGTTTATTAAACTTTaatgacaaaagaaaaagagggaAGCAAggtttaaaaatcaaaaagaggGGTCGACATCAAAGGACCAAAGACAAGAAAGCTCATGGGAAATCCCCACTTGTCTTTCTTCTTTATTGACCCCGTTAATAATAATTCTTGTTCAACAAAAAATAACAAGAGGAAAATTCCAAGAGATTTCTTAAAAGAAGGATTTGATGAttcaacaaaaaagaaaagaaacacacaatttATTTTCATCATAAGATACTTTTAGCATTTTAGAAAATGTAGGTCCAGAAAAACTGACCTAACAAGAACAAAACGTATCAATAGTATCTAAAGAATCCAAGGGAAAAGCTTACACCTTTAAAAAATGTGCTCCTCTTCCTCTCAAGACAAAGACCTTGTGTGAGAAGTGGAATGCACTACCAGAAGTTGcaacaaaaggttttataacaTTGGCAAGAAAGCAAAAGACATAAAGAAAGATTCCCTGTCTTGTTTAAAAAGGTAAAACATTACATGAGTAAAGAGAGCATTAGGTTGAGTAGGTTTGAGAAAGACAAAGGAGTAGTTGAATCTTAGTTATCTATACAAGTCTAGAATACATACATATAACCATAATGCTGAcataatattgttttttatatctaaaatgAATGTCACTAATTAACGGGTAAATCATGGAGAGATCAATAGATACAACTAACTGATGAAGAGCTAATAATTTTTTCCTTCTGCCTAGATCACTTCCACCACAAGGGCTTCTATGGGTACACCTCCAACCTCATGAAAGCCTGCATTTCACTATATTGTTCTTGAATTTGAGTTTTCCCATAACATAGTTTCTCATCATTCAATAGTTAGTGTCTTTTTATGTTGTTTGAAAAGGGATTCGATGGTTATCGTTAGTGTTCAATAAATCGCTAGAGAGTAATTAGGCTCTTTATAGTGGATTATTGATTAGACTCCTAAACTGATTTTTGAACGCGTAAaccagttttttttaaaaatcatttgttTCGATTAGATAAAATTTACCACCTAGGTGTCGActaaaccgatttttagaacactggttATAGTAATATCATTTAGAACCAAAACTTTACAAAGACAAATTTCTGTGAGTCCATTTACAACAGAAGAGGTCTCTAGTGATTTTTACAACAGTAAAATTTTGATCTTGATGTTGCTCTTCATCCTGTTCAGGTGTTCCCCCAAGTAACAAACCTTTTCCTGTATAGGCAGGCAATCAAACCAAACTCTGTAACGTTTTAAAGTTTCACAATTTCCCGGGAAAACAGAGCTGCTTGATCAATAAATGGGCCAGGCCCAATAGTTTTTGGATGATTTATTAGCCCAAACAAGAggttttttatttctaattacAGTTAACAAGCTATATACTTACAATGGAATGAACTTACAAAATGAAACAAAGTATTATGATGCAGTGACTTTCTCACAGATCACACAATGATCTGTAACAATTTTATCCATGGCACTACCTTGTTCAATCTCAAACTTACTACTAAACTTATTCCACAAATGCAACCCATAGCTTCTCCTCTGCATCTCAAGAACCTTGACTCGAACTCTCTTC
The Brassica napus cultivar Da-Ae chromosome A1, Da-Ae, whole genome shotgun sequence DNA segment above includes these coding regions:
- the LOC106427910 gene encoding josephin-like protein: MSRRACKRVSFCPNPEATDEPIFSKHHDRRKVVMIGFLSCGLRSSPAARKLMRRIGDSFARTLRFMSFGRNKTDKTSSSLLLSSSSASSSSSIYMKRSKSLAESESHRAEAIEDCIQFLNSSFSLTRSNSVPTWSS